The proteins below come from a single Columba livia isolate bColLiv1 breed racing homer chromosome 28, bColLiv1.pat.W.v2, whole genome shotgun sequence genomic window:
- the HORMAD1 gene encoding HORMA domain-containing protein 1 isoform X2, whose product MATAQKQRNCVNLQSAVVFPTKISTEQQSLMLVKRLLAVAVSCITYLRGIFPESAYGTRYMDDVCVKILREDKNCPGSTQLVKWMLGCYDALQKKYVYTHPEDPQTITECYHFKFKYTHNGPLLDFSSKDKRNDSTITCADTKKASILLIRKIYVLMQSLSPLPNDVCLTMKLFYYDEVTPSDYQPPGFKEGECEGMVFEGEPLYLNVGEVPTPFHMLKVKVTTEKQRMEHVDKSIFKHGENSVPLRELRVDGDEPERENQDVNEDPVLDNKVEERNNINISEAQEPNLPCEEDEVTKAGGSQGLCVSNPQVDRLASKTAELHMSESRTRSGKIFQTSTVSAAFFSSSFHFCSFLSLFLFQTPRKTPTHFTLTE is encoded by the exons ATGGCAACGGCTCAGAAGCAGCGGAATTGCGTG AATTTGCAGAGCGCGGTTGTGTTTCCCACCAAGATCTCCACGGAGCAGCAGTCGCTGATGCTGGTGAAGCGGCTCTTGGCCGTGGCCGTGTCCTGCATCACCTACCTCAGGGGGATCTTCCCCGAAAGCGCCTATGGAACCAGATACATGGACG ATGTCTGCGTCAAAATTCTGAGGGAAGACAAGAACTGTCCTGGCTCCACTCAGCTGGTGAAATG GATGTTAGGGTGCTACGACGCCTTGCAGAAGAAATAC GTCTACACGCATCCAGAAGATCCTCAG ACAATTACAGAGTGTTACCACTTCAAGTTCAAGTACACCCACAACGGGCCCctcctggatttcagcag TAAGGATAAAAGGAACGATTCCACGATCACGTGTGCAGACACCAAGAAAGCGAGTATCCTGCTCATCCGCAAGATCTACGTGCTGATGCAAAGCCTGAGCCCGCTGCCCAACGACGTCTGCCTGACCATGAAGCTGTTCTATTACGACGAAG TGACGCCGTCCGATTACCAGCCGCCCGGCTTCAAGGAGGGCGAGTGCGAGGGGATGGTGTTCGAGGGGGAGCCGCTGTACCTGAACGTGGGCGAGGTGCCCACCCCCTTCCACATGCTCAAGGTCAAGGTCACGACCGAGAAACAGCGCATGGAGCACGTGGACAAAAGCATCTTCAAGCACGGGGAGAACAGCGTCCCGCTGCGGGAGCTCAGGGTGGACGGGGACGAGCCGGAACGCGAGAACCAGGACGTGAAT GAAGATCCCGTCTTGGATAataaagtggaagaaaggaataatatCAATATTTCAGAAGCTCAAG AGCCAAATTTACCTTGTGAAGAGGACGAAGTGACGAAGGCCGGAGGGAGCCAGGGCCTGTGTGTTTCTAATCCTCAG GTCGATCGTTTGGCGAGTAAGACGGCTGAACTTCACATGTCAGAGAGCAGGACAAGAAGCGGGAAGATATTTCAAACCAGCACTGTTAGTGCCGCTTTTTTCTCTagttcttttcatttctgttcctttttaagCCTTTTTCTGTTCCAAACACCGCGTAAAACTCCAACACATTTCACACTGACAGAATGA
- the GOLPH3L gene encoding Golgi phosphoprotein 3-like, whose product MTTLTRRGRRAEAGQGSDKKPDGEDSAAADRELGEDDSDGSKDMRLTLMEEVLLLGLKDKEGYTSFWNDCISSGLRGGILIELALRGRVCLEPLSLRRKRLLERKVLLKSDAPTGDVLLDETLRHIKATEPAETVQTWIELLTGETWNPFKLQYQLRNVRERIAKALVEKGILTTEKQNFLLFDMTTHPVSNATEKQRLVRRLQESVLERWVNDPRRMDRRTLALLVLAHSSDVLENIFASLADDKYDVAMNRTKDLLDADPEVEAAKASGAEMIWAVLAAFNKS is encoded by the exons ATGACGACGCTGAcgcgccggggccgccgcgccGAGGCCGGACAGGGCTCGGACAAGAAGCCGGACGGCGAGGACTCGGCGGCTGCGGACAGGGAGCTGGGCGAGGACGACAGCGACGGCTCCAAAGACATGCGGCTGACGCTGATGgaggaggtgctgctgctggggctgaaggACAAGGAG GGCTACACGTCCTTCTGGAACGACTGCATCTCCTCGGGCCTGCGCGGGGGGATCCTCATTGAGCTGGCCCTGCGCGGCCGCGTCTGCCTGGAGCCGCTGTccctgaggaggaagaggctgCTGGAGAGGAAG GTGCTCTTGAAGTCAGACGCGCCCACCGGTGACGTCTTGCTGGACGAGACCCTGCGGCACATCAAGGCCACGGAGCCGGCGGAGACGGTGCAGACCTGGATCGAGCTGCTGACGG GAGAGACCTGGAACCCCTTCAAGCTGCAGTACCAGCTGCGCAACGTCCGCGAGCGCATCGCCAAGGCGCTGGTGGAGAAGGGCATCCTGACCACCGAGAAGCAGAACTTCCTGCTGTTCGACATGACCACCCACCCCGTCAGCAACGCCACCGAGAAGCAGCGCCTGGTCAGGAGGCTCCAGGAGAGCGTCCTGGAGCGCTGGGTCAACGACCCGCGCCGCATGGACCGGCGGACGCTGGCGCTGCTGGTGCTGGCCCACTCCTCCGACGTCCTGGAGAACATTTTCGCCAGCTTGGCCGACGACAAGTACGACGTGGCCATGAACAGGACCAAGGACCTTCTGGATGCCGACCCCGAGGTGGAAGCCGCCAAAGCCAGCGGTGCTGAGATGATCTGGGCCGTCCTGGCGGCTTTTAATAAGTCCTAA
- the NOP10 gene encoding H/ACA ribonucleoprotein complex subunit 3, producing MSPRSLSPTPRPPHPAAHPSASIQAQGPRRPGAKSGAHGAGPLPGDPGGRDPPGAAKTLGDWGPDAWVPSFPLTTFPSGVSAATPPPRSVAFDHAPPIAPPLPRPLLVTPPLPVVPRGPAVPVVLGAAMFLQCYTDERGERVYTLKKVSPAGQPTRSAHPARFSPDDKYSRHRLALKRRFGVLPTQQPRPLL from the exons ATGAGCCCCCGGTCCCTCAGTCCGACCCCCCGACCCCCACATCCAGCCGCTCATCCCAGCGCGTCCATCCAGGCACAGGGTCCCAGGCGGCCGGGGGCAAAGTCGGGGGCTCACGGGGCGGGGCCGCTGCCCGGGGACCCCGGCGGCCGGGACCCACCAGGGGCCGCTAAAACACTTGGAGactggggcccggacgcctgggtcccctcctttCCCCTGACTACATTTCCCAGCGGCGTCAGCGCCGCCACGCCCCCTCCCCGCAGCGTCGCCTTTGACCACGCCCCCCCCATAGCTCCTCCCCTTCCCCGCCCCCTCCTCGTTACCCCGCCCCTTCCCGTGGTGCCGCGCGGCCCCGCCGTTCCCGTGGTGCTCGGCGCCGCCATGTTCCTGCAGTGCTACACGGATGAGCGCGGGGAGCGCGTCTACACCCTCAAG AAGGTGTCCCCGGCGGGGCAGCCCACCCGCTCGGCGCACCCGGCCCGCTTCTCCCCCGACGACAAGTACTCGCGGCACCGCCTGGCCCTGAAGCGGCGGTTCGGCGTCCTGCCCACGCAGCAGCCGCGGCCGCTCCTCTGA
- the MCL1 gene encoding induced myeloid leukemia cell differentiation protein Mcl-1, with product MFAMKRNAVVGFNLCCGVGGGPAMAPASPGGSAAPPAPAAAPATERPRALIGSPGVWTTAARPEVPSSLIGCSAAPHSWIGRGAAPRSLIGCGAARWSPEEELDGYEPDPERGPAGDSLPGTPPGPPEPPDGLRQDSLELISRYLREAAGEAEPGVKKQLFPGLLCGPGRPGGSGDAVMDKALDTLRRVGDGVLQKHELAFQGMLRKLQIQREEDLRAVCEVAAHMFSDGVTNWGRVVTLISFGAFVAKHLKSIGQERSIGALAAILTDALVSSKREWLTSQGGWEGFVDFFRVEDLEGSVRNVLMAFAGVAGLGASLAYMIR from the exons ATGTTCGCCATGAAGCGGAACGCGGTGGTCGGCTTCAACCTGTGCTGCGGGGTCGGCGGCGGCCCGGCCATGGCTCCCGCGTCCCCGgggggcagcgcggccccgccggcccccGCCGCGGCGCCCGCCACTGAGCGACCGCGGGCTCTGATTGGCTCCCCGGGGGTCTGGACCACCGCCGCTCGCCCTGAGGTACCCAGCTCGTTGATTGGCTGCAGCGCAGCCCCCCACTCCTGGATTGGCCGCGGCGCGGCCCCCcgctcgctgattggctgcGGCGCGGCGCGATGGAGCCCCGAAGAAGAGCTGGACGGCTACGAGCCCGATCCCGAACGCGGCCCCGCGGGGGATTCGCTGCCCGGGACCCCGCCGGGACCCCCGGAGCCGCCCGATGGGCTGCGGCAGGACTCGCTGGAGCTCATCAGCCGCTACCTGCGGGAAGCAGCGGGTGAGGCTGAGCCCGGCGTCAAGAAGCAGCTTTTTCCGGGGCTGCTGTGCGGACCCGGGCGGCCCGGCGGCTCGGGCGACGCGGTGATGGATAAAGCGCTGGACACGCTGAGGAGAGTCGGTGACGGCgtcctgcagaaacacgagctCGCCTTCCAGG GGATGCTGCGGAAGCTGCAGATCCAGCGCGAGGAGGACCTGCGGGCCGTTTGCGAGGTGGCCGCGCACATGTTCAGCGACGGGGTGACCAACTGGGGCCGCGTCGTCACCCTCATCTCCTTCGGCGCCTTCGTGGCCAAGCACCTCAAGAGCATCGGGCAGGAGCGCAGCATCGGCGCGCTGGCCGCCATCCTCACCGACGCGCTCGTCTCGTCCAAGCGAGAGTGGCTAACGAGCCAGGGCGGCTGG GAAGGATTTGTGGACTTTTTCCGCGTGGAGGACCTGGAGGGCAGCGTGCGGAACGTGCTGATGGCGTTTGCTGGCGTGGCCGGCCTGGGCGCCAGCCTGGCCTACATGATCCGCTGA
- the ENSA gene encoding alpha-endosulfine, with amino-acid sequence MAAPLGTGARAEETEQEKQDTPEKEPVPPERAEEAKLKAKYPNLGQKPGGSDFLMKRLQKGQKYFDSGDYNMAKAKMKNKQLPSVTGDHIPTPQDLPQRKSSLVTSKLAG; translated from the exons ATGGCGGCCCCTCTCGGTACCGGCGCCCGCGCGGAGGAGACAGAGCAGGAGAAACAG GACACGCCGGAGAAGGAGCCCGTCCCCCCCGAGCGGGCGGAGGAGGCGAAGCTCAAAGCCAAATACCCCAACCTGGGCCAGAAGCCCGGCGGCTCCGATTTCCTCATGAAGAGGCTGCAGAAAGGG caaaaataCTTCGATTCCGGCGACTACAACATGGCCAAGGCCAAGATGAAGAACAAGCAGCTCCCGAGCGTGACAGGCGACCACATCCCCACCCCGCAGGACCTGCCGCAGCGCAAATCCTCCCTCGTCACCAGCAAGCTGGCCGGGTAG
- the HORMAD1 gene encoding HORMA domain-containing protein 1 isoform X1 has product MATAQKQRNCVNLQSAVVFPTKISTEQQSLMLVKRLLAVAVSCITYLRGIFPESAYGTRYMDDVCVKILREDKNCPGSTQLVKWMLGCYDALQKKYLRMIVLAVYTHPEDPQTITECYHFKFKYTHNGPLLDFSSKDKRNDSTITCADTKKASILLIRKIYVLMQSLSPLPNDVCLTMKLFYYDEVTPSDYQPPGFKEGECEGMVFEGEPLYLNVGEVPTPFHMLKVKVTTEKQRMEHVDKSIFKHGENSVPLRELRVDGDEPERENQDVNEDPVLDNKVEERNNINISEAQEPNLPCEEDEVTKAGGSQGLCVSNPQVDRLASKTAELHMSESRTRSGKIFQTSTVSAAFFSSSFHFCSFLSLFLFQTPRKTPTHFTLTE; this is encoded by the exons ATGGCAACGGCTCAGAAGCAGCGGAATTGCGTG AATTTGCAGAGCGCGGTTGTGTTTCCCACCAAGATCTCCACGGAGCAGCAGTCGCTGATGCTGGTGAAGCGGCTCTTGGCCGTGGCCGTGTCCTGCATCACCTACCTCAGGGGGATCTTCCCCGAAAGCGCCTATGGAACCAGATACATGGACG ATGTCTGCGTCAAAATTCTGAGGGAAGACAAGAACTGTCCTGGCTCCACTCAGCTGGTGAAATG GATGTTAGGGTGCTACGACGCCTTGCAGAAGAAATAC CTGAGGATGATTGTCCTGGCA GTCTACACGCATCCAGAAGATCCTCAG ACAATTACAGAGTGTTACCACTTCAAGTTCAAGTACACCCACAACGGGCCCctcctggatttcagcag TAAGGATAAAAGGAACGATTCCACGATCACGTGTGCAGACACCAAGAAAGCGAGTATCCTGCTCATCCGCAAGATCTACGTGCTGATGCAAAGCCTGAGCCCGCTGCCCAACGACGTCTGCCTGACCATGAAGCTGTTCTATTACGACGAAG TGACGCCGTCCGATTACCAGCCGCCCGGCTTCAAGGAGGGCGAGTGCGAGGGGATGGTGTTCGAGGGGGAGCCGCTGTACCTGAACGTGGGCGAGGTGCCCACCCCCTTCCACATGCTCAAGGTCAAGGTCACGACCGAGAAACAGCGCATGGAGCACGTGGACAAAAGCATCTTCAAGCACGGGGAGAACAGCGTCCCGCTGCGGGAGCTCAGGGTGGACGGGGACGAGCCGGAACGCGAGAACCAGGACGTGAAT GAAGATCCCGTCTTGGATAataaagtggaagaaaggaataatatCAATATTTCAGAAGCTCAAG AGCCAAATTTACCTTGTGAAGAGGACGAAGTGACGAAGGCCGGAGGGAGCCAGGGCCTGTGTGTTTCTAATCCTCAG GTCGATCGTTTGGCGAGTAAGACGGCTGAACTTCACATGTCAGAGAGCAGGACAAGAAGCGGGAAGATATTTCAAACCAGCACTGTTAGTGCCGCTTTTTTCTCTagttcttttcatttctgttcctttttaagCCTTTTTCTGTTCCAAACACCGCGTAAAACTCCAACACATTTCACACTGACAGAATGA
- the HORMAD1 gene encoding HORMA domain-containing protein 1 isoform X3, translated as MATAQKQRNCVNLQSAVVFPTKISTEQQSLMLVKRLLAVAVSCITYLRGIFPESAYGTRYMDDVCVKILREDKNCPGSTQLVKWMLGCYDALQKKYLRMIVLAVYTHPEDPQTITECYHFKFKYTHNGPLLDFSSKDKRNDSTITCADTKKASILLIRKIYVLMQSLSPLPNDVCLTMKLFYYDEVTPSDYQPPGFKEGECEGMVFEGEPLYLNVGEVPTPFHMLKVKVTTEKQRMEHVDKSIFKHGENSVPLRELRVDGDEPERENQDVNEDPVLDNKVEERNNINISEAQEPNLPCEEDEVTKAGGSQGLCVSNPQVDRLASKTAELHMSESRTRSGKIFQTSTVHHFELSSSQDVLPKRRKMSEPKEQF; from the exons ATGGCAACGGCTCAGAAGCAGCGGAATTGCGTG AATTTGCAGAGCGCGGTTGTGTTTCCCACCAAGATCTCCACGGAGCAGCAGTCGCTGATGCTGGTGAAGCGGCTCTTGGCCGTGGCCGTGTCCTGCATCACCTACCTCAGGGGGATCTTCCCCGAAAGCGCCTATGGAACCAGATACATGGACG ATGTCTGCGTCAAAATTCTGAGGGAAGACAAGAACTGTCCTGGCTCCACTCAGCTGGTGAAATG GATGTTAGGGTGCTACGACGCCTTGCAGAAGAAATAC CTGAGGATGATTGTCCTGGCA GTCTACACGCATCCAGAAGATCCTCAG ACAATTACAGAGTGTTACCACTTCAAGTTCAAGTACACCCACAACGGGCCCctcctggatttcagcag TAAGGATAAAAGGAACGATTCCACGATCACGTGTGCAGACACCAAGAAAGCGAGTATCCTGCTCATCCGCAAGATCTACGTGCTGATGCAAAGCCTGAGCCCGCTGCCCAACGACGTCTGCCTGACCATGAAGCTGTTCTATTACGACGAAG TGACGCCGTCCGATTACCAGCCGCCCGGCTTCAAGGAGGGCGAGTGCGAGGGGATGGTGTTCGAGGGGGAGCCGCTGTACCTGAACGTGGGCGAGGTGCCCACCCCCTTCCACATGCTCAAGGTCAAGGTCACGACCGAGAAACAGCGCATGGAGCACGTGGACAAAAGCATCTTCAAGCACGGGGAGAACAGCGTCCCGCTGCGGGAGCTCAGGGTGGACGGGGACGAGCCGGAACGCGAGAACCAGGACGTGAAT GAAGATCCCGTCTTGGATAataaagtggaagaaaggaataatatCAATATTTCAGAAGCTCAAG AGCCAAATTTACCTTGTGAAGAGGACGAAGTGACGAAGGCCGGAGGGAGCCAGGGCCTGTGTGTTTCTAATCCTCAG GTCGATCGTTTGGCGAGTAAGACGGCTGAACTTCACATGTCAGAGAGCAGGACAAGAAGCGGGAAGATATTTCAAACCAGCACT GTTCATCACTTTGAGCTCTCGTCCAGTCAAGACGTGCTGCCgaaaaggaggaagatgagCGAACCAAAGGAGCAGTTTTAG
- the HORMAD1 gene encoding HORMA domain-containing protein 1 isoform X4 — translation MATAQKQRNCVNLQSAVVFPTKISTEQQSLMLVKRLLAVAVSCITYLRGIFPESAYGTRYMDDVCVKILREDKNCPGSTQLVKWMLGCYDALQKKYVYTHPEDPQTITECYHFKFKYTHNGPLLDFSSKDKRNDSTITCADTKKASILLIRKIYVLMQSLSPLPNDVCLTMKLFYYDEVTPSDYQPPGFKEGECEGMVFEGEPLYLNVGEVPTPFHMLKVKVTTEKQRMEHVDKSIFKHGENSVPLRELRVDGDEPERENQDVNEDPVLDNKVEERNNINISEAQEPNLPCEEDEVTKAGGSQGLCVSNPQVDRLASKTAELHMSESRTRSGKIFQTSTVHHFELSSSQDVLPKRRKMSEPKEQF, via the exons ATGGCAACGGCTCAGAAGCAGCGGAATTGCGTG AATTTGCAGAGCGCGGTTGTGTTTCCCACCAAGATCTCCACGGAGCAGCAGTCGCTGATGCTGGTGAAGCGGCTCTTGGCCGTGGCCGTGTCCTGCATCACCTACCTCAGGGGGATCTTCCCCGAAAGCGCCTATGGAACCAGATACATGGACG ATGTCTGCGTCAAAATTCTGAGGGAAGACAAGAACTGTCCTGGCTCCACTCAGCTGGTGAAATG GATGTTAGGGTGCTACGACGCCTTGCAGAAGAAATAC GTCTACACGCATCCAGAAGATCCTCAG ACAATTACAGAGTGTTACCACTTCAAGTTCAAGTACACCCACAACGGGCCCctcctggatttcagcag TAAGGATAAAAGGAACGATTCCACGATCACGTGTGCAGACACCAAGAAAGCGAGTATCCTGCTCATCCGCAAGATCTACGTGCTGATGCAAAGCCTGAGCCCGCTGCCCAACGACGTCTGCCTGACCATGAAGCTGTTCTATTACGACGAAG TGACGCCGTCCGATTACCAGCCGCCCGGCTTCAAGGAGGGCGAGTGCGAGGGGATGGTGTTCGAGGGGGAGCCGCTGTACCTGAACGTGGGCGAGGTGCCCACCCCCTTCCACATGCTCAAGGTCAAGGTCACGACCGAGAAACAGCGCATGGAGCACGTGGACAAAAGCATCTTCAAGCACGGGGAGAACAGCGTCCCGCTGCGGGAGCTCAGGGTGGACGGGGACGAGCCGGAACGCGAGAACCAGGACGTGAAT GAAGATCCCGTCTTGGATAataaagtggaagaaaggaataatatCAATATTTCAGAAGCTCAAG AGCCAAATTTACCTTGTGAAGAGGACGAAGTGACGAAGGCCGGAGGGAGCCAGGGCCTGTGTGTTTCTAATCCTCAG GTCGATCGTTTGGCGAGTAAGACGGCTGAACTTCACATGTCAGAGAGCAGGACAAGAAGCGGGAAGATATTTCAAACCAGCACT GTTCATCACTTTGAGCTCTCGTCCAGTCAAGACGTGCTGCCgaaaaggaggaagatgagCGAACCAAAGGAGCAGTTTTAG